Genomic window (Vigna unguiculata cultivar IT97K-499-35 chromosome 10, ASM411807v1, whole genome shotgun sequence):
CTCAAAAACACATTAAAACACATTACTCTACAGATAATGTTCTCAATTCAAAGCACGAATCACCAGCCTTGGCTTTGTTATTGTGCTCCCCTTCGAGAATTAgttgaattataattttgcaaaggaaaaaagaaaaatgtctagtatttttaatgaaaatgatgaaTGATAGCACTTGATAgagagaaattaagaaaaatgctATAAATTAGCAGGGTCCTATACTCCTAATTCTGTGGAACAAAGATTAAGGCGAAAAAGTATGCAAACCTCTTCTTCGGAAGTTCTGTGTAGAGCAGAATTAAGATAAGTTACTTTTCGAGGTCTCGCATATTCTGAATATACCACGGATTATCTATTTTGTTGAATGCACTGAAAGTTTTCATGGAGCTGCACTTGATGATGTGGACTTCCTCCAAGGATGGAAAGCTTAAAGTAAAATTGCCAGCGTAGAAATACCTTAGCTCATCTAATTTTTCAAGATACAAATCTTGCAGCTgctcaaatattatttttacattctcATCAGATTCCTCCCCCTCCTTTGATATTATCTCTTCAATTGATTTACATTCTTTGATCTTCATACTTTTGAGTTGACCCAAACTTTTTGCTGTTGAAGATGTGAACAAATATGGCAGGCTATTGCAACTTTCTAGCTCCAAATACATGAGTTGCGGAAATATTATCTCATCCTCCTTGGATTCCTCTGCAACAATTGCCTTCAATCCCTCGCACTCGTCCACGACTATATCTTTGGCCACTGAAGCTGGAAACACACTTGTAAGGCCTTTACATTCCTTAACATGTACTTCTTTTAGATGATGCATTCTTAGAATCCCATGAGGATCTTCACTCCAAATATTCTCCAGGTTTGATAAGTTGGATAAACTCAATTTCTTCAGAGGAAGAGTAACTAATGTGTCTTTTGAAGTACGTTTGAGATCAAATATAGTTTTCACGGAATCACAGTTTCCAACTTCCAATGTCTCCAATTTTGGTAATAAAGGAAGTAAATGGAAGGGTAGCACTGCATCTGATAAAAACTGGCAGTTTTTCACAATCAAGTTGACCAACTCACTGAAACATAAGTCTGGTGTATACATTGGGTCATGCCACATCTCTGATAATTTTGGTCTACTTTTGAGATCAAGTACTTCAAGTTCTGAAATCTGCACGtgcaacaataattaaaaatatgaaactaaTTATTTACAAGAGTCAACGATATCTTTTAAATCAGTACTCTACAAATATGAAATGCTCACTATTTGCAAGTTTCAGACTTGCAAAAACAACTTAAGAATTGaggtttataattttatttacttgtcCTAACATCAAAATTGGTTCAACTGTTACGGTAggtttaaaaatgtaaataaataaataaaatttattgttacgaatatgaaaatttatagttttcctaaattttgttctttttctttccttttcataCTTTATAGTGATAAATAATTCATTGCTTGAATTTTGTAACAAAAAGTTAAGCCTGCTGAGGAATGATAATCagtaaattcattttaattgttGACTAAAAATTGATTGTAATTCGACTTTGAATTATAGATATAGtgtgtaaaatttaattagaagtcatagaaaatttttgtaataattaaaattacatccactttttttttctgtcacCTAGACTTGCTGTGTagttaaaaaaacatgaagacTAATCCAATTATGACTATTTGAAGAATTGTTTTgtaagattaaatttttatattcattttctgTAGCCTACACTTTGCAGTAGGCTATTGTTAATAGTTTAAGTATGATATTCTTGTGACTATAAGTTTTGAAGAATTGTAAATAAACTATAATTCATTTTCAGCATTTTTTCCTAAGCCATCTTGCATATATTAACAAATTCTATAAATATATGTCCATACATAGCGAAATGGGTTCTAAGATGCTGTATTGATAATAACAACTAAGAATCATGACAATGttcaataacaaaaatttaacatataccTTCCTCCCAAATTCCTTCCGCGTAGTAGAGTTGAGATCAGTGTCCAGTGAAATAACTTTTCCGTAAGCAATTGTCACTCGAGTCAACTTGTCTGCTTTTAGCGTACTTGGACATAAAGTTATCATCTCCTCGCAACGTGTTACTGATAATTCTTCTAAGGATGGGAAATTTAAACGCCCTTTGTAGAACCTTCGGAGATTCCACAAATATTCAAGATTCAAACAATTGAGCTGTGGAAATATTATCTCATTCTCATCTGATTCCTCCCCACACACTATCTCTTCAATTGATTTACACTGTTTTATCTCCATTCTTTCAAGTCGACCCAAACTTTTGGCTGTTGAGGATGTGAACAAATATGACAAGCCATCACAATTTTCTACTTTTAAACATCTCAGATTTGTGAAAGACACTGTGCATGTTGCCAAGTTTTCCAAACTTGAACATGTAATGACTTCAAAAGTTTCTAGATTTCTGACAAAGAGCTCAGTCCATGGGTTTTCTAACCCGATGTAAACGAGCTTTTCAAGGCACTCCAAGCGTAATTGTTTGAGCTGTAATAGAAGTTCACTATTATTAGGTCTTTGATGGCAGAAAATGAGCTTGAAGGAACTACTCCACACCATAAGCTTCGTTACATTTGGCAACTGTTGTAGAAATCCATACTCCGGAAATTCATCACACTCATTATCAAAGGACAGACCGAGAACTTTTAAGTTGTGTAAAAGGTTTGTCTGAAATTCTCCGTCCACAATCatctttaattcatttttaccCACTGTCAGATCCTCTAAGTTGGGTATAATTAGCTACAATGAGAAACCAATAATCATGCAAAAGCAGGTTAGCACTGTCATAAATTCAGCCCtctattttgatttaaaatgaattttagatgAAAAATTGATAATTGAGATGAATAGCGGTTGTatggaaagaaaatataatgaaaaatatttgagcGGTTGGTAGGAGATTGTTTATGAAGATTTAGGCAGTTTTTGACACATGATAATTTCAATGCATGTAGAAGAATTAATTTATGTAATcgattttggaaaaaaaaatggcCAAACCTCAGATGTTGGTGTTGCATCATGAATATTATGGTTGAAGTTGGGCAAATCCCATAGCGTCAATGACGTCAGAGTGGGGAACGTAAGCTTGGGATTGGTTCCTTCTGGATGACCTGGATTTCCATCTGTATCTTCATTCCAAAGGGTTTCCAGATTTGGCAGCTTCCATAGAACTAATGTCTTCAGAGGAAAAGTAATTGATGTGTCTTGTGTTGTAGATTTGACATCAAATATGGTTTTGACAGAATAACAGTTTCGAACTTGCAATGTTTCCAATTTGGATAATAGGGGAAATAAATGGAAAGGTATTACTGCATCTGATAAAAAGGGACAGTCCTCTACAATCAATGTGGCCAACTTACTGAAACAGAAGTTGGATATAGACAGTGAGCCACTCCATATCTCTCGTAGTTCTGGTTTACTACTGTTGAGATCAAGCCGTGATATCttatacaaaagaagaaataaattatgaaataaattatttatttcaagaattaataaaaattgaaatttgtttacaCTATAGGTTAAATATGAAATATCCCCTAAttcttttaagaattattttttattaaaacaactCAGTTGACTATATCATATCTAAAAGAATTTTTCTACGGAGTCTCACCTTTTCTAATTTACATTACTTgacttcaaaacctttcaaacaAGTTAAGAATtgagatttataatttttttttataaaatttggttCAACCGCTACCCTGTGTTTAAGACAGGAGttcaaatgtttaaaaaataaaaaataaaacaaacgttacttttatgaattcaaaaatttataatttataattatttaaacaaagttattttttcctttcatctccaaaaataatttttcatacatATGTAAAATCGAATTTTTGGTTGAGTGTTATTAACTGACACCAGTAAAagacaataatattttgacaagtcagatattaacaaaaaaaatcatttaaaagatttaGAAGATTCCAgcacacattaaaaaaaaatttcaaagaatcAATTTCCATCACATTTAATACCTTATCATTCCACCAATCCCATGTTATACATCCTCATTCATCACaaacactttattattttttatttttttattcaacattatttgagtataatacttttaagaaaatttcaaaattttcatcataattattaattaaaattgttaataaatagtataattgtgagtttaaattataatatacagTGTAaactttaattagaaaaaattatagagaaaattgttataattaaaaacCTTCATATATTCTTTTTTCTGTCACCTAGACTTGCAGTATGCTACTCTTAGTAGAAAGAAAAGTACGAAGAGTAATACAATCATgactaatattattttgaagaaTGGTAAAACAAGTCGTAGACTTGCAGTACAGATTTGTTAATAGTtcaaatatgatttatttatgactattatttaaaaaacaattaatgaattatattataattttgcagCATGTTTAAACAAATGCCATAGATGTCTATACATAACAAGATAGCTTGTAAAATTTTTCCAAAGTGGATAAAGTGTGTAGTTTTCAcagtgtattaaaaaaaattattgtggtTATAACATTTCATAGTTATTAAACATTAGgtactaatataattttaataatgaatttaaattaaagattattattttacatttcataGTATGATtcaatatgataatatttgaatatgtttTAACGATagcatattttattaaagataataaattattagaatagtatttttgaataaaaatttatagcCACTTTTCCATCACTTAtagttcagttttaaaaaactttataaCAACCTTGTGTATGTGCTAAATTATATACAACTAACTATTCTTTCACAGCTTCTTTtacgaaaaaataaataaacgaataaatataaaaaatatatatttcttttatagaataaaattaattaacatttgttgaaaaagtataataatttcttatttttctactagtatCAAATATGATtcttaagataattattttataaaaataattattataaaaataataattttacagaATCATAAgataatgttaaattaaaagcAAACACATACCTCTCTCAGATATTTCTTCCACATAATTGAGTTGAGATCGGTTTCCAATGGAATAACCTCTtcgtatttaaattttacttgaGACAACTTGCCTGCGTCTACACTTCCTACACAAAAAGTTCTCATCTCCCTACAATATGTTACTGACAGTTCCTCCAAGGATGGGAAACTTAAACTCCCTCTGTAGAAGCTTTTCAGCTTAAAtaacaattcaagatttaaacAACTGAGCTTCGCAAATATTATCTCATCCTCATCTGATTCCTCCTTACACACTATCTCTTCAATTGAATCACAATTTTTTATCTCCATTCTTTTAAGTTGACCCAAACTCTTGGCTGTTGAGGATGTCAACAAATATGATAAGCTATGACAACCTTCTACTTTCAAACATATCAGATTGGAGAAACACACTGTGCATGCTACCAAGTTTTCTAAACTCTCACAACTAATGACTTCAAAGGTTTCTAAGTTTCTGACAAATGAATCAGTCCAAGAGTTCTCTAACCCAATGGAAACCAGCACTTTAAGGGACTCCAACCGTAATACTTTCAGCTGATGTAACACATTATTAGGACTTTCACAACAGAACATCTCCTTGAAGGAACCATCACACACCACAAGTTTCTCTATATTTGGAAACCGTTCTAGTATTCTATATCCAAATAAATCCGAACTCAAGCACAGAGTAAGTGCTTTTATGTTGTCTAGGAGGTTTGGCTGAAATTCTCCTCGCAAAATCATATTTACTCCAGTTTCCCCCAATGACAAGCACTTTAATAACTGAGAAAAAAGCACAAGCAAAAGGAGATTATTTTATGATAACCAGAGATTCATCTCTTTTGTTTACAATCACGTAAAGAACCTTTCATGCAGAAAGATTcctaataaaagttatagttTGTGACAAATTAACCACGCCATGGCATTGTACGTGaaagtttcatattttaattttcacagtATTTCGTATTACTTATATATGGAACAATGACAAACAATTAAAGCTACAGATGATTccatatttaatttatagtCGAAGAGGAAGTCATAAAACAGTAGTACATACCTTTTCACTACCGACTTTATTCTCGGTATGTGATTCTAGATACAGTGAGCTGTAGTAAAAATACTTGAAGTTGGGCAAACCCTCAAGTTCCAATGATCTCACAAAGGGACATGTAAGCTCTAGCTTTGTTCTTGGATCTATATTATCCTCTGCAAAAATAGTCATCAATCCTTTACAGTCTTTCACTACTAGATTTTCAAGTTTCAGAAGATACTTGTCTTTTGATGCTGGAAACACACTTGTAAGGCCTTCGCATTCCTCACAACAAACTTCTTGTAAATGGTGCATGCTAAGAATTACTTGAGGATCTTCATTCCAAACATTCTTCAGATTTGACAGCTTTGATACATTCAATTTCTTCAGAGAAAAAGGAAGGGTTTGTCCCATATATGTCACATCTCTGCCTTGTGTTGTACATTTGACATCAAAAATGACTTTGACAGAATCCAAGTTTCGAACTTCTAACGTTTCCAAATTAGTTAAGAAATGAAGCATACTAAACGGTAGCAGTACATCTTCCCCTACTTGATTTTCAAATTCTATAACGTCGTTGGCTACCGATGGTGGAAACACACTTGAAAGGGCTTTACATTCCTCAACATATAATTCTTGTAGGTGGTGTAAGGTTAGAATTCCATAAGGATTATCATTCCATACATTCTCTAGATTTGGCAGCTTGGATACAACCAATTTCTTTAGAGAAAAGGGGAGGGTTTGTCCCACAGATGTCATATCTCTGTCCAGTGTTGCACATTTGACATCAAAAATGGATTTGACAGAATCACAGTTTCGAACTTCCAACGTTTCCAAATTAGTTAAAAAAGGAAGCAAACTAAAAGGAAGCAGTACATCCTCCACTACTTGATTTTCAAGTTCTACAACATCTTTGGCTACTGATGGTGGAAACACACTTGTAAGAGCTTTACATTCCTCAACATGTAATTCTTGTAGGTGGTGTAAGGTTAGAATTCCATAAGGATTATCATTCCATACATTCTCTAGATTTGGCAGCTTGGATACAACCAATTTCTTTAGAGAAATTTGTCCCATAGATGCCACCTCTCTCTCTTGTGTTGTACATTTGACATCAAAGATGATTTTGACATAATCAAAGTTTCGAACTTCCAATGTTTCCAGATTAGTTAAGAAATGAAGTAAATTGAACGGTAGCAGTACATCTGATAAAACCTGACAACCATCCAGAGTCAGAGATTCTAAGAGACGGAAGTAGGAGTTTGGAATGGACCGTGAGCCAAGACATAACTCTTGTATATCTTCCTCACTCAAATTTGATGTACTCTCCTGCAAAAGAAATTAGATTTAGAAATTTGAACTTTTAACTTTTGGGAATACATCTTTAatgattatgaaaataattatagaaaaactgaaaataggaaaaaagaaaaagaaaagtaaatcataataataaagtaaaataacaacGAGGAGTTACaaaattaagattattgaaAGCAACATACTGTATAGAACAAAGAATATGTTCTTTTTATTGATTACCAGGTAACCTTAttatgaaaagaaattgaaggAGTAATTTCATTTCTAGGTATGATGATAAGATTCGCAATAGAACTAAAGATGTTTAAAATGGATGATGTAGGAGAATGGTAACACCTAATGTTATGGAATTATCTTAAATCTTCGAGCTTATTAATAAATTTCCAAGCTTAACTTAAAGTTTTAGGATACAAATCTCTTAAAATATAAGGGTTATGGAAACCTCTTGTTTTAGTCATGAAGTATAAAGGTCTTTAGGTGGAGTGTTCCATGTGTAAGTCCTTGTTTTACGCTCCGAAAAGTGAGCAAGCGCAGATTTAATTAAGTTCAAGCTCGAAAACCAGTAATCATTTACGAAAACAACGTTAGTCTTCATCCAAAACTTTACGAAGATTCGGAAACGGTggtttgtaaaaaataaaataatatatatatatatatatatatatataatttttatgtaattacattttattatatttttataataatattaataaattaattataataataataataataaaattaataataaccaCAAATCACAAATTaactaaaatgtttttttgtctattaaatttatcatatcatatacaaattttcataaactttcttcttaaattacacaattttttcttaatccAAACAATATCACGTTCACCTCAAAATTTactcaaattcaattaaatttactCTCCCAAATCCATCTTCTCATCTAAACAAAGTCTTAGTGATgaaatataaagatatttagGTAGAGTATACTATATGAAAGTCCTCTCCATGGTGGATGAAGAGGCacttatttatattcatttaactATAATTGTAGGCTCTAGCTCCTATTTTTCCACTCCTAATTACATTGTGATTGTTTCTTTCCCAAAGTGATGGTGTGAGTGAGATATAGTTAATGGTCTGggttaatatatcatttatatttattaattatcactatttgttattgttttttctgCCCAACAAGAACTACTATCGATTATCCAGAAGCATTTAAAGGTGATCTCCCATTTTCACTCTtccaaaatactattttattctttttcttccgGAATTCCTATCGGTCCTAAGATTCTAAAAACCTCTCATATACCCCCATAAAACATTCATTGatgtttcttatttattattcgACGCCCTAGCTTCTGACcctctttattattataaaaaatctaTTAATATGTATCCTATCAGCCAATAGACATTTTTCCTACCTATAGATCTATATTAAGCCTTTCATTCCAATTGACATTTTTCACATCTCTCGATCGATATTGGGTCGAGTCAATCAACATATTTTGTATCTCCAAATCGATATTGGGCCTATCGGTCCAATCAACATATTTCCTATAAGTGAGTATTGGACCTATCGATCCAATTGACATTGAGCCTATCACTACACAATTCTCTTGGCCTTAGCACTATAGAACATAAGTTCTTTAGACCAAATGTAATTATTGACGCGATCAACATTAAACTTATTGACCTAATCAACATTGGACTTACCACCACACAATCCCCTTAGCCTTTAATGTCTCAAACCTAAAGGCTAAAGATACAAGTATAACTCTTACCTTTATCACATTTGAATCTAATATCATATTCATACTTGGGCCTTTGAGTGATCAGAAATGAACCTATTACCTATTACCACATAGCACCCTTCAAAAAGcgctatattatattatattatattttactttctaaGTACTTATTTTTGATGACCAAATTTCTACTTCGCATAAATGTTACAATAGTCGTTTTTGAATAGACACCTCACTCAATTGGCAAttgatgtaaaattataatcatatacTAGACATTTACCTTAATGTTtctaaatataatctttttcaGGACGTCTCAAATTTACACTAATGTTGTTTGACCAAATGATATGCAATTAccttaattttaacttaattagaTGACACATTATCATCTTAAATTGATTAAATGATACTTGATGGATGATACCTTGATCGAATGATACTTGATCATCATATTATTGACCAAATGATACTTGGTCATCTTTAGGATGATACTTGATCATCTTTCTTCTTTATGATGATACATAATCACCTTTTTGCCAACCAGATGCTACATGATCATCATATTATCAATCGAATGATACTTGATCATCTTTCTTCTTTAGGATACTACCTGATCATCTTTTTATTGGTCAAGTGATGATCGATTATTATTTTACTGATTGGATGATTCTTGTTCTGGCCAAACAGGGTTAAGACTAACCAGCCAAAAGCATTCAGTGGATCTGCCCTTTTCCTCATCACTAGTACCCTTTTTAACCATCTCTTTTCCGaccttttccctttttcttcaCGAAACTACCTCGCTATGGCTATGTAATGTCGCCTATCTTTTACTAGCCATAAACAAATTTAAGTAGTACTTGAAACCTACTAACCTCAAACGACCCATTTCTCATGAGTGATTAGATCGGCCAATGGGCCTATTCCTATGAGTGATCAGATTGATCATTGGGCCTATCACAACACAGCCCCCAAGCCCTAACTTTAAGAAGCGTGAGGCTTTATAGTTTGACCCACATCCTATGAGTGATCAGATTGGTCATTGGACCTATCACAACACAACACCCCAAGCCTTAGCTTTAAGAAGCGTGAGGCTTGATAACTTATGGGCGATCAGATTAGCTTATGTTTGGAAAATAAAACACATCCAATCAACCCTTCTTATTAATTAGTCTATGCGCCAATGGACTGATAATgctaatttttaccattatcttaGCCATGTTTTACTAACAAAATCAACTCTTCTTTAGCTTTTAACCTTATTATTCCTAGAGTTTATCTTgcttttgtaaataattaatttttggttACACTAATCTAATTTTACCACTAAATCCCATTATTTTGTGTGAATTTTGTGTCAGGAAGTTTTTGTCTCAAACTACAATCATGAGAAGTAATCAAGAACATAGATTAAAAGAAGTCCAAGAGGCCAAGGTCGGCCCTCAGTACACAAGGTTGGGCGCCAGAGAGTCTAGGAAGCCAAGGTCGGGCGCTAGAGAATTAGGAGACCAAGGTCGGGCGCTAGTTTACACCGTCGGGCGCTAGAAAGCCCAGACCATGCAGGAGGTTAGTGTCGGGTGGCAGTTACGTGAGGTCGGGGACCACTTATGCTGACTCGACAAATTTCCCCTTTTTCTACTTGGTTGCTCGAAGGAAAAACATCTTTGGCAGATTCGGATGCAATTTCTCACtcttggagagcttggaggtgTGCTAGGGTTTGTGGGAACTATcccttcttcctctttgtatttTCATTATCTTCAATCTTCCATTTTGTATGattgagctctccatgacaatggagagttAAACCCATTTTGTTGTGGGTAGATGTAACTACTAAACTCTCTTGTATTTCCACCTTCAAGAACACATAGTGTGGAGGTATCAATTCTTGTAGTATATTCTCTACAAATGGCTAGAAATTCGTTCCTTGATCGGGTTCTAGGTGACCTCTGTTGCGCTATAGAGTACGAATGGATTCCTCCAATATGTGTTTAGACGCCTCGTTCTCCAGTTGCCTTTGGTATTCTCCTGCTCTCAATATGACGTCCTCATTTTGTCGGGTCAAATCGTCGACCATTTCCATTAGTCTCTCGACCATTGGGGTACTTGATTCTTCTCGCTTCGTCATCTCTTCACCTACTAGTTGCGTTTTCTTTGTTTGTGGCAGAGGAGTAATTTCACATGTCCCAGAGTGGGCGCCAAAATGTTCTAGTCAAACATGGTTAAAATTGATAAACAAGAAGAATTCAGTGGATCTACCTTTCTCCTCATCACTAATCCCCCTTATAATCACCTCTTTTCCAACCTTTTCGCCTTCTCTTCCCGAAACTGCCTCATTATGGCCTTTTACTCTTTGTCTCTTCAATGTCACCTATTCTTTACTATGCATAAACAGTATTAAATCTTTCTTGAAACCTACTAACCTTAAACAAACAAAGCGGTCCATTTCTCTTCGGTGATCACATCGATCAGTGGACCTTTTTCTATGAGTGATCAGATTGGTCATTGGCCTGTGACAATAATTCTTAATAATCTTTTAGAATAATACTTGATCATCACAATTAAGTATCTTAtaccataattattattatcttataattgattattcagtaattatttattttgttctatGAGATAAagtctaataataattatttactttattgtTTCTAATGCACACTTTATCAATTACTAAGATCTTGATATTAACGATGTCATGTATGATAACTTGAaataaataaggttacaaaaaccTATATAACAAGAATATACTAATTATAGAAACACTACTACAAAAAAAGTTGTTTACGTCTGTAATTCTAGAATTTTTACTTTTGTGGGTAAATTAGACATAATATCGGaagatataaatttatttatgtttgttgtatttataaaagTCATAAATTTACGTTTgttacaaaagtaaaaaaagtaaattctatttatattgATCAAGtgtaaaagatatttaaattacatttcTAATAATTCTGGAACACAAATTTAATCAGTAACaaataatatagtttaaaattaagtaatataaacttttcaatgatattaaaattttatttagttgataaataagtaaaaataaaattcggatctattaaatttacattttatgaaaacttataaaatatatatataatttgcctgactttatataaatgtaaacgGATTTTGTccatatatgtatattaatcatatatttagtttttcattggATGAATGAAAGCATAAAATTGGATAATGACTGGagcatatatttttgtttatgtattGTCATTCTTATATATGTTTATCTACGTATTGACACTGTTATttagataactttttttttgtctaaataGTATATTGTTTTTCTCCGTTACTGAAGGtattaatataaagaaatatagattttataaaagaaatgaataagAGTAAGAATGGATAGTGTgcatatataaagtaattttgaATGGTGTGAGAATGAATGACCTGTTGTTTGGAGCAGTGGATAGTGAGGCGTGGCAATTGCTCCAGTGTCAATGTGGTGAGAGGAGGAAACGCAGAGTGTTGTGTTGTTCCTTCTCCAACTTTTTCATCCTTCCCAAATATCTCTCTTAATTCCTTACAC
Coding sequences:
- the LOC114166439 gene encoding uncharacterized protein LOC114166439, yielding MEIKQCKSIEEIVCGEESDENEIIFPQLNCLNLEYLWNLRRFYKGRLNFPSLEELSVTRCEEMITLCPSTLKADKLTRVTIAYGKVISLDTDLNSTTRKEFGRKISELEVLDLKSRPKLSEMWHDPMYTPDLCFSELVNLIVKNCQFLSDAVLPFHLLPLLPKLETLEVGNCDSVKTIFDLKRTSKDTLVTLPLKKLSLSNLSNLENIWSEDPHGILRMHHLKEVHVKECKGLTSVFPASVAKDIVVDECEGLKAIVAEESKEDEIIFPQLMYLELESCNSLPYLFTSSTAKSLGQLKSMKIKECKSIEEIISKEGEESDENVKIIFEQLQDLYLEKLDELRYFYAGNFTLSFPSLEEVHIIKCSSMKTFSAFNKIDNPWYIQNMRDLEK
- the LOC114165592 gene encoding uncharacterized protein LOC114165592, with translation MNDENRVITKPSPIFRLKSLYLSHLPKLEHVWEKDPEGIMGLQVLEEMKVDDCGRLKSLFPASLATTDLTRLRLLEVRRCKELREIFGKDEKVGEGTTQHSAFPPLTTLTLEQLPRLTIHCSKQQESTSNLSEEDIQELCLGSRSIPNSYFRLLESLTLDGCQVLSDVLLPFNLLHFLTNLETLEVRNFDYVKIIFDVKCTTQEREVASMGQISLKKLVVSKLPNLENVWNDNPYGILTLHHLQELHVEECKALTSVFPPSVAKDVVELENQVVEDVLLPFSLLPFLTNLETLEVRNCDSVKSIFDVKCATLDRDMTSVGQTLPFSLKKLVVSKLPNLENVWNDNPYGILTLHHLQELYVEECKALSSVFPPSVANDVIEFENQVGEDVLLPFSMLHFLTNLETLEVRNLDSVKVIFDVKCTTQGRDVTYMGQTLPFSLKKLNVSKLSNLKNVWNEDPQVILSMHHLQEVCCEECEGLTSVFPASKDKYLLKLENLVVKDCKGLMTIFAEDNIDPRTKLELTCPFVRSLELEGLPNFKYFYYSSLYLESHTENKVGSEKLLKCLSLGETGVNMILRGEFQPNLLDNIKALTLCLSSDLFGYRILERFPNIEKLVVCDGSFKEMFCCESPNNVLHQLKVLRLESLKVLVSIGLENSWTDSFVRNLETFEVISCESLENLVACTVCFSNLICLKVEGCHSLSYLLTSSTAKSLGQLKRMEIKNCDSIEEIVCKEESDEDEIIFAKLSCLNLELLFKLKSFYRGSLSFPSLEELSVTYCREMRTFCVGSVDAGKLSQVKFKYEEVIPLETDLNSIMWKKYLREISRLDLNSSKPELREIWSGSLSISNFCFSKLATLIVEDCPFLSDAVIPFHLFPLLSKLETLQVRNCYSVKTIFDVKSTTQDTSITFPLKTLVLWKLPNLETLWNEDTDGNPGHPEGTNPKLTFPTLTSLTLWDLPNFNHNIHDATPTSELIIPNLEDLTVGKNELKMIVDGEFQTNLLHNLKVLGLSFDNECDEFPEYGFLQQLPNVTKLMVWSSSFKLIFCHQRPNNSELLLQLKQLRLECLEKLVYIGQKFGST